From the genome of Nicotiana sylvestris chromosome 2, ASM39365v2, whole genome shotgun sequence, one region includes:
- the LOC104232607 gene encoding uncharacterized protein — MDRYVQNFLNKLSLAFLIIASLLLFLLFIKTPETCVNPNLTKPKPHHRFPKSTCHFSHRSKTSIKKHNRRLWSTKAWIQTVQSFKDQFQTLQAKNLFSKHSRALVVSAGPGHAVMALKEMGLHDVTGAELVDSPPLVSRADPHNLPFFDNAFDLGFSVYLDRALFPDRYVREMERAVRVGGACVVAVEECGGEVVEEVVKLFRKSKVLGVRNVTMGGEKRTRIVMRVTSD; from the coding sequence ATGGATAGGTACGTCCAAAACTTCCTCAACAAGCTATCTTTAGCTTTCCTCATTATAGCCAGCCTtctccttttccttcttttcattaaAACCCCTGAAACCTGCGTTAATCCCAATCTCACAAAACCTAAGCCCCACCACCGTTTCCCCAAATCCACCTGCCATTTCTCCCACCGATCTAAAACCTCCATAAAGAAACACAACCGTCGTCTATGGTCCACAAAAGCCTGGATCCAAACAGTTCAATCATTTAAAGACCAATTCCAGACTCTACAGGCGAAGAATCTCTTCTCTAAACATTCACGGGCCCTTGTGGTCTCCGCCGGGCCGGGTCATGCGGTTATGGCCCTAAAAGAAATGGGCCTTCACGACGTTACAGGAGCTGAGCTCGTGGACTCGCCGCCGCTTGTCAGCCGCGCGGATCCGCATAATCTGCCATTTTTTGATAATGCATTTGATCTCGGGTTTAGTGTGTATTTGGATCGGGCATTGTTTCCGGATAGATATGTTAGGGAAATGGAGAGAGCGGTGAGAGTTGGCGGCGCGTGTGTAGTGGCTGTGGAAGAGTGTGGCGGCGAAGTGGTGGAGGAAGTGGTGAAATTGTTCCGAAAGTCTAAGGTGCTGGGGGTAAGGAATGTGACAATGGGTGGAGAAAAAAGGACTAGAATCGTCATGAGAGTTACAAGTGACTGA
- the LOC104245925 gene encoding nodulation receptor kinase-like — MMEVVNCWNTRLVKCGIICLLLFVQSAFAQEGFLSIQCCAPANFTEPSTNLSWISDETWFPENQSCIIRPVHKNTPYERARFFSSDIGHKWCYNLPTRIDQDYLVRGTFLSGNQVKALPHSSFVVLIGVTPLATVKSSSDELRVEGIFRATKNYTNFCQLNKKGKSYISKIELRPINPDYLKREPSEVLKLVHRVDSGNKGAEIRYPYDQYDRIWRPASNLDSEVTRIQPSIVKQANAETHRLLPPSLVLQTALTHPERLEFLHEDLDTEYHAYYLVLYFFEPNDSVQAGERVFHVYINNEKRLKVDILASGSRYLDVVLKFRANRAVNLTMIKASNLLQLGPICNAYEILKTMPRVKETAMEEVDIMVNVKMELLQHNQNNEILKSWLGDPCLPLPWHGLTCDRVNGTSVISQMNLSMGSFSGPSPRSIQKLMHLRKLDISNDGSSDTIKLFPSSSTFSARNSGRRRHLSNKLSKSIKESNSTADKGMANGKQNTSSAHKFVIGAAVGASLLAILAIIISMVCLYKRRVMAGPKFSMRSYSVTRNAVYSVPSTDTTLKSISIRNFTLEYIEAVTQNYKTLIGEGGFGSVYRGTLTDGEEVAVKVRSATSTQGTREFNNELTLLSAITHENLVPLLGYCCENDQQILVYPFMSNGSLQDRLYGAAAKRKTLDWPARLSIALGAARGLLYLHTFSERCLIHRDVKSSNILLDQSMCAKVADFGFSKYASQEGDSGTSLEVRGTAGYLDPEYYSTQHLSAKSDVFSFGVVLLEILTSREPLNINRPRNEWSLVEWAKPLIRNSRVEEIVDPTLKGGYHGEALWRVVEVALACTETYSTYRPCMADIIRELEDALIIENNASEYLKSLDSFGGSNRFSIERSIVLPPIKSQIESSSLLSNPAPPQPR; from the exons ATGATGGAAGTGGTGAATTGCTGGAATACAAGGTTGGTGAAATGTGGTATCATCTGTCTGCTCCTGTTTGTTCAATCTGCCTTTGCACAAGAAG gatttctaagcaTACAGTGTTGTGCTCCTGCAAACTTTACTGAGCCAAGTACCAACTTAAGTTGGATTTCAGATGAAACTTGGTTCCCTGAAAACCAAAGTTGCATTATAAGGCCAGTGCACAAGAATACACCCTATGAACGAGCTCGATTTTTTAGCTCAGATATTGGTCATAAATGGTGTTACAACTTGCCAACCAGGATTGATCAAGACTATCTAGTAAGAGGTACATTTCTTTCTGGCAATCAAGTGAAGGCTCTCCCACACAgttcttttgttgttttgattggtGTCACACCATTAGCCACAGTGAAGTCATCATCTGATGAACTTAGGGTTGAGGGAATTTTTCGAGCTACTAAAAACTATACCAACTTCTGCCAAttgaacaagaaaggaaaatcTTACATTTCTAAGATTGAACTCAGACCAATAAATCCAGATTATCTGAAGAGGGAGCCTTCAGAAGTACTCAAACTTGTACATAGAGTAGATTCTGGAAACAAGGGTGCCGAAATCAG GTACCCATATGACCAGTATGATAGAATTTGGAGACCAGCGTCAAATCTAGATTCAGAAGTTACTCGCATCCAGCCATCCATTGTTAAGCAGGCCAATGCAGAAACACACCGTTTATTACCTCCTTCGTTGGTGTTACAAACAGCCCTGACACATCCGGAGAGGTTGGAATTCCTGCATGAAGACCTTGACACTGAATACCATGCCTACTATCTCGTCCTGTACTTTTTTGAGCCCAATGACTCAGTTCAAGCTGGAGAAAGGGTGTTTCATGTATACATCAACAATGAAAAGAGACTCAAGGTTGATATACTGGCTAGTGGTTCCAGATACCTGGATGTAGTTCTGAAGTTCAGAGCAAACAGGGCGGTTAATCTGACTATGATCAAGGCCTCAAATTTATTGCAACTGGGACCAATTTGTAATGCTTATGAGATTTTAAAGACTATGCCTCGAGTTAAAGAAACAGCCATGGAAGAAG TTGACATAATGGTGAATGTGAAGATGGAATTATTGCAACACAATCAAAACAATGAAATATTAAAAAGTTGGTTAGGAGACCCTTGTCTTCCTCTTCCATGGCACGGTCTAACTTGTGATCGAGTTAATGGTACTTCAGTCATCAGTCAGAT GAATCTCTCCATGGGTAGCTTTAGTGGACCAAGTCCTCGGAGCATCCAAAAACTGATGCACCTAAGAAAACT GGATATCAGCAATGATGGCTCCAGTGACACAATCAAACTCTTTCCATCATCCTCCACATTTTCTGCAAG AAACTCCGGCAGGAGACGTCACCTCAGCAACAAGCTTTCTAAAAGCATCAAGGAATCTAATAGCACCGCAGA CAAGGGTATGGCTAATGGTAAACAAAATACAAGTTCAGCGCATAAATTTGTGATAGGTGCAGCTGTAGGTGCATCTCTCCTAGCGATCCTCGCAATTATTATCTCTATGGTTTGCCTCTACAAAAGACGAGTAATGGCAGGGCCAAAATTTAGTATGAGAAGTTACTCAGTGACAAGGA ATGCAGTCTATTCAGTACCAAGCACAGATACCACCTTGAAGTCAATATCTATCAGGAATTTCACATTGGAATACATAGAAGCTGTTACACAGAACTACAAAACTTTGATAGGTGAAGGTGGCTTTGGATCTGTTTACCGTGGTACCTTGACCGATGGTGAAGAAGTGGCTGTAAAGGTCCGGTCAGCCACTTCAACTCAGGGAACTCGAGAATTCAATAATGAG CTGACCCTTCTCTCAGCTATTACGCATGAGAACCTGGTCCCTCTTCTTGGCTACTGCTGCGAGAATGACCAACAAATTCTGGTTTATCCCTTTATGTCAAATGGCTCCCTACAAGATCGGTTATATG GAGCAGCAGCAAAAAGGAAGACTCTAGACTGGCCAGCCAGACTTTCCATTGCTTTAGGTGCAGCAAGAG GTTTGTTGTATCTTCACACTTTCTCGGAGCGTTGTCTGATCCATAGGGATGTTAAATCAAGTAACATACTCCTGGATCAAAGCATGTGTGCCAAGGTTGCTGATTTTGGATTTTCAAAATATGCATCTCAAGAAGGGGATAGTGGTACTTCCTTAGAAGTAAGGGGAACAGCTGGGTACTTGGACCCAGA GTACTACTCAACCCAACATCTATCAGCAAAAAGTGATGTCTTCAGCTTTGGAGTTGTCCTACTTGAAATCCTAACAAGTCGAGAGCCTCTCAACATAAACAGGCCAAGAAATGAGTGGAGCTTGGTTGAATGG GCAAAACCTCTAATAAGAAACTCAAGAGTTGAAGAAATTGTGGATCCAACACTCAAGGGAGGGTATCATGGTGAGGCACTGTGGAGAGTGGTAGAGGTGGCCTTGGCATGCACAGAGACATACTCCACTTACCGACCATGTATGGCGGACATCATAAGAGAGCTTGAGGATGCATTGATAATAGAAAACAATGCATCAGAATACTTGAAGTCCCTGGACAGCTTTGGAGGATCAAATCGTTTCTCTATAGAAAGGTCCATTGTCCTACCACCTATTAAATCTCAAATAGAATCATCAAGTCTCCTCTCAAACCCAGCTCCTCCACAACCAAGATAA